The window TTTCATAATGGTTCACCTCCTAATCAAAAAAGTACTTAAATAGTATATCATATTTTTGGCAACAAAAAAAGACCTTCTTCAAATTTTTTGAAGAAAGTCTTAGTTTTTTAATTATAGACCTGAGTAGTTACCTCTGTTTTTATTTTGAAATTTTTTTTAACTAACTTCATATCTAAATAATTGTGAGCTAGTTCTAATAATTTTTCTTTACTGTTGTACTCTGGATACTCTAAGACTTTTTCTAATAAATAATTTAATATCTCTCCTACTGTTTTTCCTGCCACTATTCCATTTTCTAGTAGATCTTTTCCAGTTATTTTTAAATCCTTTATTTTTACTGGAAGTTGTTTTTCAACAATATTTTGGAATATTTTTTCTAATCTCTCTATCTGTTCTAAATTATTAGCTTTTTTCTTTGCCTTTAATACCTTAAAATACCTCTGTATATCCTCATATTCTAATTGATTCATCATTTTTTTAATAAAGATTACTTCATCAAGTTCCTTTGGAATTACTTGATATTTTATAAGCTTATATACTAGCTCTATACTTTTTTTATCATATCGTAATCTTATCATTATTTTTTTTACCATTTGTTCTAAGTTATGAAAAAGAATTACAAGTCTTACAATTAGATCACTATCAGCCTCACTTAAAAAGTGAAAAATATCATCACTTTTTTCTTTATCTCCTCTATACTCTTTCCACTCTGGAATAATTATCTCCAATATACCCTCATTAGCTAAAATTTCTAAAATAATATGAGCATTTTTCCCTACCATTATCTTATTTAATTCCTCTCTTACTCTTTCAGAGGAAAGTTCTTTTATCAATTGAGAATATTTTGAAATCTCTTTAATATCTTCAATTAAATATTTCAAATCCTTTGTAGATAAAAATCTAAAATATCTCAAGATTCTTAAAGGATCTTCCTCTATTCTTCTTTTACACACTCCTACAAACCTTAATATCTTCTCTTCTATATCTTTTTTAGAATTTTCATCTCCATAATAGAACTCTTTTCCATCATAAGCTATTGCATTAATTGTAAAATCACGTCTTTTTAAATCATCATATATATTTTTAGTAAACTCTATCTCCTGTTCTTTTCTTTCCTTTGGAATTCCCTTATCTTGCCTCATTTTAGCTATCTCATAATGTACTCCATCTATTTTTATTTGAATAATTCCGAAATGCTTTCCTATCTCTTTAGGATAATACTCTTTAAAAATATTTAATAATTTATCATACTCAATATCTGTAACAAAATCACAATCCTTTGGTTCTAATCCTAGAAGAGTATCTCTTATAAATCCACCTACTATATAGCCCTGTCCATTTTCTTGTAGTATCTTTAAAATTAATTTTATATTTTTATCTAATTTCAATATTTCACCTCCCTTTACTCCAAAGAATAAAGAGCAAGTATAGCTCAGTATAAACTTGCCAAACTTGCTCTAATTATTTTTTATTTATCATAATTTACTAAATAAATTATTTATCAAATTTTACTTGAGCTTCTTCAACGATCATATCTAAGAATTCACCAAGTTTCATAGAAGTTTGCTCTTGAGAACCTCTTCTTCTGATATTAACTTCTCTATTTTCAACCTCATTTTTACCAATGATTAATTGAACTGGTATCTTATATTTTCCATTAGCTTCTCTTATTTTATATCCTATAGACTCAGCTCTATCATCTAATTCAACTCTGATTCCTCTTTCTAATAAAGCTCTATAAATTTCTTGAGCATAAGGAACAGTATCATCATTGATAGTTAATAGTTTTACTTGAGTTGGTGCTAACCATAATGGGAAAGCTCCTGCATAGTGCTCTATTAAGATTCCTATAAATCTCTCTATTGAACCATACACAACTCTATGTATCATTACTGGTCTATGTTTCTCTCCATCTTCACCTATATAGCTTATATCGAATCTTTCAGGTAAGTTAAAGTCTAATTGGATAGTTCCACATTGCCAAGTTCTTCCAATAGCATCTTTAATTTTGAAGTCTAATTTTGGTCCATAGAAAGCTCCATCTCCTGGATTTAATTTATATGGTTTACCAATTTTATCTAATGCTCCTGCTAAAGCTGCTTCTGCCTTTTCCCAGATCTCATCTGAACCGATAGCTTTTTCTGGTTTTGTAGATAATTCTATATGATATTCAAATCCAAATAGTTTACTATAGAATTTATCAATTAGATTTACTACTCCAATGATTTCACTTTCAATTTGATCAGGTGTCATGAAGATATGAGCATCATCTTGAGTAAAGCTTCTAACTCTCATAAGTCCATGTAAAGCTCCTGAGAACTCATGTCTATGAACAGTTCCTAACTCTCCACATCTAATAGGTAAATCTTTATATGAGTGTAATTGATGTTTATAAGTAATTACTCCCCCTGGACAGTTCATTGGTTTTATAGCAAATTCTGTCTCATCTATTGTAGATGTATACATATTCTCTCTATAGTTGAACCAGTGTCCTGAAGTTTCCCATAACTCTTTATTTAACATTATTGGAGTCATTATCTCTGTATATCCAGCAAGAGTATGCTCTCTTTTCCATAAATTGATAAGAGTATTTCTTATAGCCATTCCCTTTGGTAAGAATATTGGGAATCCTGGTCCATATTCACTTATAAAGAATAGATCTAACTCTTTTCCTAATTTTCTGTGGTCTCTTTTCTCAGCTTCCTCTAATAGAGTTAAGTAATCTTTTAATCTTTTTTCATCTGCAAAAGCAAATCCATATATTCTTTGTAACATCTTATTGTTAGAGTCTCCTCTCCAATAAGCTCCTGCTACTGATTTTAATTTGAAAGCTTTTAGGTAAGAAGTAGATGGAACGTGAGGTCCTCTACATAGATCCATAAACTCACCTTGTTTATAGAAAGATAACATCTCTCCTTGAGCTATTTCCTTTATAATTTCTACTTTATACTCTTCTCCTAGCTCTTCAAAGTGCTTTATAGCCTCTTCTCTAGTCATCATTATTCTTTCAATTTTTTCATTTTCTTTTACAATTTTTTTCATTTCAGCTTCTATTTTAGCTAAATCTTCCTCTGTAAATTGTACTTTTGGATCAAAATCGTAATAGAATCCATTTTCAATAGCTGGTCCTATAGCTACCTTTGTTCCTGGAAATAATCTAACTACTGCTTGTGCCATAAGGTGTGCAGTAGAGTGTCTTATTACCTCTTCTCCCTCTTCAGTTTCTGGAGTGATAAATTCCACTCTAGCCTCTCCATCTATCACAGTTGACATATCTACTAATTCATCATTTACTTTAGCAGCAACTGATTTTTTAGCAAGAGAGTTACTTATACTTTTAGCTATAGTAAATAGATTTACCTCTCCTTCGAACTCTTTTACGTCTCCGCTTGGTAATATTGCTTTCATCTTTCTTCCTCCTATTACATCAATTTTTCAATTTTTTCTAATCTATTACCTTTTCTACTTTTAATCCATCAAACATATATAGTTGTGGATCAGTATGTTGTTTAGCGTCTGTTTCAGCTCCAAATCCAAATATTGGATTAGCTGGGAATGTAAGTAGTGTAAATTGAAGAGCTGCTCTCCACTCATAATCTCTAGCACTCAATACATACTCTTTCTCGAATGCCACTGACCATTGATAGTAACCCATCTCTTTTCCTATCTCAATTCCTATACCATCAAGTGATGATTTTCTTCTTCTTTCATCATCTTTTACTCTGTCTGTTAAGTCTTCATAAAATTTAGCATAAGTTTTTAAAATCCAACCCTCACTTGGTTTTCCTATCTTAGTAACTAGACTTAATTTATGCTCTCTATCAATTCTTGTCCACTTACTATTTTTCCAATTAGAGTTTTCTTCAACTTCATATCCTATACCAAATCTATTTTGGGAATAGAAAATTTTAAATTGAGTCTCTTCAAGAGAATCCCAATAATCTCCTGTTCTCTTATATCTCGCTTCATTTCTTTGTAACATTAAATTTACTTTAAAATTACGTTTATAATCTCCCATATCCGTAAAATTATCATAAATACTTCTATTTAGTTTAAAATCTACATGATTTCTTTCTCTATTTCTTAATATATCTCTTACTCTATATATCTCTTGTGGAGTAAGTGAGGTAGAGTCTTTATCATACTCTATTTTAGCATATCTTCTAAGTTCCTCATCTGTAAATCTCTTATCTCTGTATTCATATCTAAATGAGATTATATCAGAGTTTCTACTGTTATATTTTGTTCCATCTAAACTTAAATTTTTAGCTCCAGGCTCACTATGATCATATATTTCATAAGTAGCTCTATAGTAATTTTCTACCTCTCCTCCATCTAAGAACGATAATCCGTAAATTTGATTTTTAACATCTAATTCTTTTTCTAAAGTGGTATAGTTCTTTCTTTTATCTCTACCTTCACTAAAATCTAGTCCTAGTTTGTTTTCGTCAAAACTATATTCATATGAGTATGTATTTAATGTAATTCTTTCTTTAGAATTATCCGGTGCATCATACTCAAATCCATTTATATAGTATTTACCATCACTATTTCCTATATCCCATACCTTTGAATCAATAGTATTATTTTGATAAGATAGCTTATGTTGAGCTATATAATAATCTATTCCATAATTTCTAAAAGTATAATAGTTATAGTTTTCTCTATCTCTTGTTTCATCAGTATATTTTTTATCCTGTCCATAATTTAATACAACTGATTTATCTCCATCTATTTTAAACTCTAAGTCATTTTTTATAGCTTCACTATTCAACTCTTTAGTTGCTGGATTTTCTGCTCTTTTATAGTCCACAGTATAAATAGTTTCTGTATTTCCTATTGTTGTACTAACAGAATCTACAACTTGGTAAATATTGTCCTTATTTTTCAATCTGATATATTTAGCACTTCTGCCATCAGTATCACTGCCAAAATCTACATTTCCTGAATCATAATCATATCTTTGATAGAACAATGTTAAATTATTAGCCATAGATAAATCAACACTTCTATTGACATTATCCTCATTGTTAAATAGAGTCATTGTATGATTTAATTTCAATTGTGTTCTTACTGTAGAATCCTCACCAGTTGCATAATTCCCTCTACCTTTATTGCTGTATGGATTGTATCCTTTAGTATACTTATCGTATCTTAATCCACCAAATAGAGCAAGCTCTCCAAAATTATCTAAATCTATCTCATTTCTTTCAGCACTCACTTCATAAAAATCTGACTCGTTTACATATTTTCTATATCCATCAGCAGTATATATTCCTGTTCTATCCCAAAACTCTTCCTTTGTCTGTCCACCAGCAAATGAGAATTTTGTAGTCTCATCAAATATGTTTACATATCCTCTCTGTTGCTCAAAATCGCTATAGATAATATTTTCAAATCTATTATATTGTTTATCTCTAGCATTTCCCTTAATAACATCTTTTCTTAGTGGATCATCTTGTAAATCTAACACTCTAATTTCAGAGTAGTAATCATATCCAGGTTTTATCTTATAATCTCCATAGAAATCATATTCACCTAAAGATACT of the Candidatus Fusobacterium pullicola genome contains:
- a CDS encoding CCA tRNA nucleotidyltransferase, with amino-acid sequence MKLDKNIKLILKILQENGQGYIVGGFIRDTLLGLEPKDCDFVTDIEYDKLLNIFKEYYPKEIGKHFGIIQIKIDGVHYEIAKMRQDKGIPKERKEQEIEFTKNIYDDLKRRDFTINAIAYDGKEFYYGDENSKKDIEEKILRFVGVCKRRIEEDPLRILRYFRFLSTKDLKYLIEDIKEISKYSQLIKELSSERVREELNKIMVGKNAHIILEILANEGILEIIIPEWKEYRGDKEKSDDIFHFLSEADSDLIVRLVILFHNLEQMVKKIMIRLRYDKKSIELVYKLIKYQVIPKELDEVIFIKKMMNQLEYEDIQRYFKVLKAKKKANNLEQIERLEKIFQNIVEKQLPVKIKDLKITGKDLLENGIVAGKTVGEILNYLLEKVLEYPEYNSKEKLLELAHNYLDMKLVKKNFKIKTEVTTQVYN
- the thrS gene encoding threonine--tRNA ligase, which translates into the protein MKAILPSGDVKEFEGEVNLFTIAKSISNSLAKKSVAAKVNDELVDMSTVIDGEARVEFITPETEEGEEVIRHSTAHLMAQAVVRLFPGTKVAIGPAIENGFYYDFDPKVQFTEEDLAKIEAEMKKIVKENEKIERIMMTREEAIKHFEELGEEYKVEIIKEIAQGEMLSFYKQGEFMDLCRGPHVPSTSYLKAFKLKSVAGAYWRGDSNNKMLQRIYGFAFADEKRLKDYLTLLEEAEKRDHRKLGKELDLFFISEYGPGFPIFLPKGMAIRNTLINLWKREHTLAGYTEIMTPIMLNKELWETSGHWFNYRENMYTSTIDETEFAIKPMNCPGGVITYKHQLHSYKDLPIRCGELGTVHRHEFSGALHGLMRVRSFTQDDAHIFMTPDQIESEIIGVVNLIDKFYSKLFGFEYHIELSTKPEKAIGSDEIWEKAEAALAGALDKIGKPYKLNPGDGAFYGPKLDFKIKDAIGRTWQCGTIQLDFNLPERFDISYIGEDGEKHRPVMIHRVVYGSIERFIGILIEHYAGAFPLWLAPTQVKLLTINDDTVPYAQEIYRALLERGIRVELDDRAESIGYKIREANGKYKIPVQLIIGKNEVENREVNIRRRGSQEQTSMKLGEFLDMIVEEAQVKFDK